Proteins from a single region of Candidatus Cloacimonadota bacterium:
- a CDS encoding helix-turn-helix domain-containing protein, translating into MDHLQDRWLSIKEICAYLGVSDDTVYRWIKFHDMPTHKMGRLWKFKINEIDEWVKAGGANLKAIKTRSKS; encoded by the coding sequence ATGGATCATCTGCAGGACAGGTGGCTGTCCATCAAAGAGATATGTGCTTACCTCGGGGTGAGTGATGACACGGTGTATCGGTGGATAAAATTTCACGATATGCCAACCCACAAGATGGGGAGATTGTGGAAATTCAAGATTAACGAGATTGATGAGTGGGTCAAAGCTGGCGGAGCAAACCTAAAAGCCATTAAAACAAGATCGAAAAGCTAA